The following proteins are co-located in the Rippkaea orientalis PCC 8801 genome:
- a CDS encoding ABC transporter ATP-binding protein codes for METELAIATNRLTKQFDRYVAVNQVELQVEIGEVYGLIGPNGAGKTTLIRMLSAAEEPTTGEIYLYGDRLLRNNSNPHLKQRLGYLPDDFPLYEDLNVWDYLEYFARLYYLKSPHRRRRLQEVLELVQLTSKRDSKINTLSRGMKQRLSLARTIIHEPMLLFLDEPVSGLDPIARMQFREIIKVLQTAGMTILISSHVLSDLAQLCTSVGIMELGSLVESTSLTELYQRLSLQQIIITTLGNLEDLKRELKHHPKVEEWEVIPEKNSLRVNFSGGDEESADLLRSLIHQGLPIREFHCTQEDLETIFLKLGHKQVS; via the coding sequence ATGGAAACAGAACTAGCGATCGCCACTAATAGACTAACCAAACAATTTGACCGTTATGTGGCTGTTAATCAAGTAGAATTACAAGTAGAAATAGGAGAAGTATACGGATTAATCGGTCCCAATGGAGCCGGAAAAACAACTCTAATTCGGATGTTATCTGCTGCGGAAGAACCGACAACGGGAGAAATTTATCTGTATGGCGATCGCTTATTACGCAATAATAGTAATCCCCATCTCAAACAACGATTAGGCTATCTTCCTGATGACTTTCCCCTCTATGAAGATTTGAATGTTTGGGATTATTTAGAGTATTTTGCTCGACTTTATTATCTCAAGTCTCCCCATCGTCGTCGTCGTCTTCAAGAGGTTCTTGAATTAGTTCAATTAACCAGTAAACGAGATAGTAAAATTAATACCTTATCACGGGGAATGAAACAGCGTTTAAGTCTTGCTAGAACGATTATTCATGAACCAATGTTATTATTTCTTGATGAACCTGTATCCGGACTTGATCCCATTGCTAGAATGCAGTTTAGAGAGATTATTAAAGTCTTACAAACAGCCGGAATGACGATTTTAATTTCTTCCCATGTCCTCAGTGATTTAGCTCAATTATGTACCTCCGTTGGGATTATGGAATTAGGATCTTTAGTAGAAAGTACCTCCTTAACTGAGCTTTATCAACGATTATCTTTGCAACAAATTATTATTACTACTTTAGGCAATTTAGAAGACTTAAAAAGGGAATTAAAACACCATCCTAAAGTAGAAGAATGGGAAGTTATCCCAGAAAAAAATAGTCTCAGGGTGAATTTTTCAGGAGGAGATGAAGAAAGTGCAGATTTATTGCGATCGCTAATTCATCAAGGTCTTCCTATTCGAGAATTTCACTGTACTCAAGAAGATTTAGAAACCATTTTTCTGAAATTGGGACATAAACAAGTCTCATAA
- a CDS encoding TIGR03279 family radical SAM protein, producing MTQSSIRPAKISQVLPNSIAEEIGFEVGDALVSINGIKLRDLIDYQFLCSDEFLELEVIDSKGKIHQVEIEKDYDENLGLEFETALFDGLIQCNNHCPFCFIDQQPPGKRDSLYLKDDDYRLSFLYGSYLTLTNLTQKEWERIEQMRLSPLYVSVHATEPDVRIRLLKNPRAGQIIEQFQWFQERQLQIHAQVVVCPGINDGIHLERTLTDLASFHQGDIPTIISAAVVPVGLTRFRPTEDELIPVTPEKAKEVIKQVQTLQKQFSHKLGSNFAWLADEWFLIGQEELPPESHYEDYPQIGNGVGSIRQFIKEFQTKATQLHRVKMAAPVTLTWVVGNAVEQAFQPLVKQLNEVEGLTINLAALRSDYWGQEISVTGLLTGQDLLTGLQGKALGDGLLLPSVMLKHDDTLFLDDLTVEAIEKQLNISIFPVANVDELLGTIINLCLTANKDKN from the coding sequence ATTATCAATTTTTGTGTTCTGATGAATTTTTAGAGTTAGAAGTAATAGATAGTAAAGGGAAAATTCATCAAGTTGAAATCGAAAAAGATTATGATGAAAATTTAGGATTAGAGTTTGAAACGGCTCTATTTGATGGGTTAATTCAATGTAATAATCATTGTCCGTTTTGCTTTATTGATCAACAACCTCCAGGTAAAAGAGATAGTCTTTATTTAAAAGATGATGATTATCGTTTAAGCTTCCTTTATGGGAGTTATTTAACCTTAACCAATCTAACACAAAAAGAATGGGAACGCATTGAACAAATGCGACTGTCTCCCCTTTATGTATCCGTTCATGCAACAGAACCAGATGTGCGTATTCGCTTATTAAAAAATCCTCGCGCGGGACAGATTATTGAACAGTTTCAATGGTTCCAAGAAAGACAATTACAAATTCATGCACAAGTGGTCGTTTGTCCGGGGATTAATGATGGTATTCATTTAGAAAGAACCCTGACAGATTTAGCCTCATTTCATCAAGGAGATATCCCTACAATTATTTCTGCTGCGGTGGTTCCTGTGGGGTTAACTCGCTTTCGTCCGACTGAGGATGAATTGATTCCAGTAACTCCCGAAAAAGCCAAAGAAGTCATTAAACAAGTGCAAACGTTACAAAAACAATTCTCTCATAAATTGGGCAGTAATTTTGCTTGGTTAGCTGATGAATGGTTTTTAATTGGACAAGAAGAATTACCCCCAGAATCCCATTATGAAGATTACCCTCAAATTGGTAATGGAGTGGGGTCTATTCGTCAATTTATTAAAGAATTTCAAACCAAAGCCACTCAATTACATCGGGTTAAAATGGCTGCACCAGTGACTTTAACTTGGGTCGTCGGTAATGCGGTTGAACAAGCGTTTCAACCGTTAGTTAAACAGTTAAATGAAGTAGAAGGATTAACCATCAATTTAGCAGCGTTACGGAGTGATTATTGGGGACAAGAAATTAGTGTCACAGGGTTATTAACAGGACAGGATTTATTAACAGGTTTACAGGGTAAAGCGTTAGGAGATGGTTTACTATTACCTTCGGTTATGCTCAAACATGATGATACTCTATTTTTAGATGATCTAACGGTTGAAGCAATAGAAAAACAACTCAATATTTCTATTTTTCCTGTCGCTAATGTTGATGAGTTGCTTGGGACAATCATCAATTTATGTCTGACAGCAAATAAGGATAAAAACTGA